Proteins encoded by one window of Halorussus salinus:
- a CDS encoding ATP-binding protein, protein MTELEYVEIEGFKGLEYVEFEPTDINLITGRNNTGKTSFLEAVDLLFTPKRITDFGDNLGHVINNRYETGNLGAETRASDIEISLEHPSPSEARKYFSEVVLEKVEYNLQFNSPPFDDAEETGLKDEIDEIVQRSVEKQLTQESIAELREEILVLSISGSKFPYLLGGDQSKAILKTAWEEVRKNLGQREELDSILVISNEALVGYLDFGSEDVELGLETGKLHLVSPENRGSVTFIESINLAEGIERKGDDREPIKIDDIGDFVKEKGIVDDLKTFTLESLIFEDENGEKEQVPYDFMGDGFKSIVGLLWELMDDDVENEIVLIEEPETHMHPGYVTELVHFLIDLARDEDIQFFITTHDHDFIRDFFTDMPEEKRDYLEDEFSLVKMDDFGADVSTYEEAEHQLKDLHLDLRGI, encoded by the coding sequence ATGACGGAACTCGAATACGTCGAGATTGAGGGGTTCAAGGGGTTGGAGTACGTCGAATTCGAGCCTACCGACATCAATCTGATTACTGGACGGAACAATACGGGGAAGACTTCGTTTTTGGAGGCTGTGGATTTGCTATTTACTCCCAAGAGAATAACCGATTTTGGGGACAATCTGGGCCATGTAATCAATAACAGGTACGAAACAGGTAACCTCGGTGCTGAAACAAGAGCGTCAGATATCGAAATCAGTCTCGAACATCCGTCCCCGTCTGAGGCGAGAAAGTATTTCTCAGAGGTGGTTTTGGAAAAAGTAGAGTACAATTTACAGTTCAACAGTCCTCCGTTCGACGATGCCGAAGAAACTGGTCTTAAAGACGAGATTGACGAGATAGTACAGCGGAGCGTAGAAAAGCAATTGACTCAAGAATCTATCGCTGAACTTCGAGAAGAGATACTGGTGCTTTCCATCTCTGGGAGCAAATTCCCTTATTTACTCGGCGGTGACCAGAGCAAGGCCATACTGAAGACTGCTTGGGAAGAAGTCCGTAAAAATCTCGGCCAGCGAGAAGAACTCGACTCCATTCTCGTAATCAGCAATGAAGCACTTGTTGGATATCTTGACTTCGGTTCTGAAGACGTAGAACTTGGACTCGAAACTGGAAAACTACACCTGGTCTCCCCTGAGAATCGCGGTTCGGTGACTTTTATCGAGTCTATCAACCTCGCAGAGGGTATCGAAAGGAAAGGCGACGACCGAGAGCCGATTAAAATAGACGACATCGGCGATTTTGTCAAAGAAAAAGGAATCGTGGACGACCTCAAGACGTTCACGCTCGAAAGCCTGATATTCGAAGACGAAAATGGAGAGAAAGAGCAGGTACCGTACGACTTCATGGGCGACGGTTTCAAGTCTATCGTCGGCCTTCTCTGGGAACTCATGGACGACGACGTGGAGAACGAAATCGTCCTCATCGAGGAACCGGAGACTCACATGCATCCCGGCTACGTCACTGAACTCGTCCACTTCCTCATCGACCTCGCCCGCGACGAAGACATCCAATTTTTCATCACTACACACGACCACGACTTCATCCGGGACTTCTTCACCGATATGCCCGAGGAGAAGCGCGACTACCTCGAAGACGAGTTCTCGCTCGTCAAGATGGACGACTTCGGCGCGGACGTTTCGACCTACGAGGAGGCCGAACACCAACTCAAAGACCTTCATTTAGATCTGCGAGGGATTTAG
- a CDS encoding TrmB family transcriptional regulator, which produces MAREIDDLPGKRAAETLQELGLTEYQSRCFVALVRVPSATAKDVSRIADVPYTRVYNTVEDLQAKGLVEAQETDPREFRAIPVDDAVRALREEYESRLETAEKTLTALETTGDTRHSGSWEISDHEQVTRRATEIVAEADDEVILVGTDERLFETQVLRRLDGAADDASVVVGVPGRDAHEQVEERVPKADIIEWDTIPDNDWSLGRILMVDRSTVLLSSLRGTDLPGVPNESAVWARGLDHGLVMGVSDLLVTLMNARGIYE; this is translated from the coding sequence ATGGCCCGAGAGATAGACGACCTGCCCGGCAAACGGGCCGCCGAGACGTTGCAGGAACTCGGTCTGACCGAGTACCAGTCGCGGTGCTTCGTCGCGCTCGTTCGCGTCCCGAGCGCGACGGCCAAGGACGTGAGTCGCATCGCCGACGTACCGTACACCCGCGTCTACAACACGGTCGAGGACCTACAGGCGAAGGGGTTGGTGGAGGCCCAAGAGACCGACCCCCGCGAGTTCCGGGCGATTCCCGTGGACGACGCCGTCCGGGCGCTCCGCGAGGAGTACGAGTCGCGGCTCGAAACTGCCGAGAAGACCCTGACCGCGCTCGAAACCACGGGCGACACCCGCCACTCGGGGTCGTGGGAGATATCCGACCACGAGCAGGTCACGCGCCGCGCGACCGAAATCGTCGCCGAGGCCGACGACGAGGTCATCCTCGTCGGGACTGACGAGCGCCTGTTCGAGACGCAGGTCCTGCGGCGACTCGACGGCGCGGCCGACGACGCCTCGGTCGTGGTCGGCGTGCCGGGGCGAGACGCCCACGAGCAGGTCGAGGAGCGCGTACCCAAGGCCGACATCATCGAGTGGGACACCATCCCGGACAACGACTGGTCGCTCGGGCGCATCCTGATGGTGGACCGCTCGACGGTCCTGCTGAGTTCGCTCCGCGGGACCGACCTGCCGGGCGTCCCCAACGAGTCGGCGGTCTGGGCGCGGGGGTTGGACCACGGCCTCGTGATGGGAGTCAGCGACCTCCTCGTGACGCTGATGAATGCACGCGGTATCTACGAGTAG
- the cofC gene encoding 2-phospho-L-lactate guanylyltransferase, whose protein sequence is MRVVVPYAAAEPKTRLADALSPAERSAFADEMLADLLAAIRATGRDPELLATEPVETDASVTVDRRPLTEAVNAVLAETDGPVAVVMADLALATPDALARLFDAEGAVVLAPGRGGGTNALVARDDDFRVDYHGSSYLDHRRAARAVGADPTVVDSHRLATDVDERADLAEILIHGGSAPGNTESERDNAETDPRRTSRARSWLRRAGFDLAADEGRTTVERADESARR, encoded by the coding sequence ATGCGAGTCGTCGTCCCGTACGCCGCCGCGGAGCCGAAGACCCGGTTAGCCGACGCGCTGTCGCCCGCCGAGCGGTCGGCGTTCGCCGACGAGATGCTGGCCGATCTCCTCGCGGCGATTCGCGCGACCGGCCGCGACCCGGAACTGCTGGCCACCGAACCGGTCGAGACCGACGCGTCCGTGACCGTGGACCGGCGACCGCTCACCGAGGCGGTCAACGCCGTCCTCGCCGAGACCGACGGCCCGGTCGCGGTCGTGATGGCCGACCTCGCGCTGGCGACCCCCGACGCGCTCGCCCGACTCTTCGACGCCGAGGGCGCGGTCGTTCTCGCGCCGGGCCGGGGCGGCGGGACGAACGCGCTGGTGGCGCGCGACGACGACTTCCGGGTGGACTATCACGGCTCCTCGTATCTGGACCACCGTCGGGCCGCACGGGCGGTCGGCGCGGACCCGACGGTGGTGGACTCTCATCGGCTGGCGACCGACGTGGACGAGCGCGCGGACTTGGCCGAGATACTGATTCACGGCGGCAGCGCGCCCGGAAACACCGAGTCGGAGCGGGACAACGCCGAAACGGACCCTCGCCGGACGAGTCGCGCCCGGTCGTGGCTCCGGCGCGCCGGGTTCGACCTCGCGGCCGACGAGGGCCGGACGACCGTCGAGCGCGCCGACGAGTCCGCCCGGCGGTAA